The nucleotide sequence GAGTCCTACAGAGGGAATACAGCATCTCTACTTAACAAATGTGTCAGACACTTAAAGGTCTGCTAAGGAAATACACCTTAAGTATTTGGAACATGCAAAAACtaatgactcacagccaaccattggacttggaggtccccaatggaggagttggagaagggactgaaagagctgaagggggttgcagcCTCATGGAGGGAGCAGCAGTGTCACTGGCCAGAGTACCCCTTTCCCCCatgcccccagagctcctgggcactggaccactaaccaaagagtacacatggaggggcccatggctctgaccgcatatgtagcagaagatggccttgttggacatcagtgggaggagaggcccttgggcctgagagtgtttgatgccccagtgtaggggaacgccagggtggaaggaaggatgggggtGGATGgaagggggagcaccctcatagaggcaggggaaggggggatggaatCAGGGGTTccagaaggggagacctggaaaggggaaaacatttgaaatataaataaagaaaatatccaagaaaagaagaaaaataaaagataatgaaGGGAGGAGTTGGATGTCGGAGCATGATGGTCTACCAGTGCATGGGGAACACCAGACAAAAAAGATCAATGAAAACTGAGATTTCAAAGAGCAAGCTGTCCAGAACTGTTTTAAAGTCTATTACATTTGTAACTCCCGAGTTCCTCTAATGAGGGATATGGCCCCAGTGCTCTCTCCTCCTTTCAATCTGTAGCAGCTGCTTTCTCTCATACTGCTGAGGTGTTTAATGCTAATATTCTATTCCCTTACCATTCTTGATCTTGAGTTTTGTATTGAAGCGGATCAACATTTCCCATTAATCTGTTCCTATGTTTAATTCTTCTATGTTTGACTGACAGGATTTAGTCACCAACTTTTCCTGACACAgagacattaattttaaaaagtgactcacaaccattagGCTCTTCACCTTTCGATCCTCGCTCACTTTGGCTTCAACGCTGGCTTCTAAGAAGACTTGAACAGCCTGTCCCCGTCTTAGTGGCTTGGTGGCTTGTAGCTCAGCACAATGTGTGCAGTCTTCATTGTCTGCCCTGTGCCTCCTGGGCTCTGCCCTTGACtatctgtctttgtttctcagtTCTATTCTCAGCCACATCTACTCACTTGTGCTCCACACAGCAGGTGTCCACTGGTCTCAGTCTGAGCTCTGCGGATGATGCTGAGTTCTCAGTCATACAGAACCTGACCTTCGAGGCCTTTCCAAATATTCTAATTATCAGATACAGCTATTTGAATGATTATTATCTGAGCTGAAACAGTGCTTCCTGTTACTGCGCTCTAATCTCACTCACCCATCTTCAAACTTTCCCTCTTCCACTGCTTGATGACTCCATTCCTGTCTTTCTCTAGTCAGCATGCTAGGTCAGTCTTTACATATCATACAGATACTAAGTTACACTGCTCAGGACTGACagctcacagtctttacatatcatACAGATACTAAGTTACACTGCTCAGGACTGACagctcacagtctttacatatcatACAGATACTAAGTTACACTGCTCAGGACTGACagctcacagtctttacatatcatACAGATACTAAGTTACACTGCTCAGGATTGACagctcacagtctttacatatcatACAGATACTAAGTTACACTGCTCAGGACTGACagctcacagtctttacatatcatACAGATACTAAGTTACACTGCTCAGGGCTGACagctcacagtctttacatatcatACAGATACTAAGTTACACTGCTCAGGACTGACagctcacagtctttacatatcatACAGATACTAAGTTACACTGCTCAGGATTGACagctcacagtctttacatatcatACAGATACTAAGTTACACTGCTCAGGATTGACagctcacagtctttacatatcatACAGATACTAAGTTACACTGCTCAGGACTGACagctcacagtctttacatatcatACAGATACTAAGTTACACTGCTCAGGACTGCCagctcacagtctttacatatcatACAGATACTAAGTTACACTGCTCAGGACTGACagctcacagtctttacatatcatACAGATACTAAGTTACACTGCTCAGGCTGACagctcacagtctttacatatcatACAGATACTAAGTTACACTGCTCAGGGCTGACagctcacagtctttacatatcatACAGATACTAAGTTACACTGCTCAGGGCTGACagctcacagtctttacatatcatACAGATACTAAGTTACACTGCTCAGGATTGACagctcacagtctttacatatcatacagacactaagTTACACTGCTCAGGACTGCCagctcacagtctttacatatcatACAGATACTAAGTTACACTGCTCAGGACTGACagctcacagtctttacatatcatACAGATACTAAGTTACACTGCTCAGGATTGACagctcacagtctttacatatcatACAGATACTAAGTTACACTGCTCAGGACTGACagctcacagtctttacatatcatACAGATACTAAGTTACACTGCTCAGGACTGCCagctcacagtctttacatatcatACAGATACTAAGTTACACTGCTCAGGACTGACagctcacagtctttacatatcatACAGATACTAAGTTACACTGCTCAGGCTGACagctcacagtctttacatatcatACAGATACTAAGTTACACTGCTCAGGGCTGACagctcacagtctttacatatcatACAGATACTAAGTTACACTGCTCAGGGCTGACagctcacagtctttacatatcatACAGATACTAAGTTACACTGCTCAGGATTGACagctcacagtctttacatatcatacagacactaagTTACACTGCTCAGGACTGCCagctcacagtctttacatatcatACAGATACTAAGTTACACTGCTCAGGACTGACagctcacagtctttacatatcatACAGATACTAAGTTACACTGCTCAGGACTGCCagctcacagtctttacatatcatACAGATACTAAGTTACACTGCTCAGGATTGACagctcacagtctttacatatcatACAGATACTAAGTTACACTGCTCAGGACTGACagctcacagtctttacatatcatACAGATACTAAGTTACACTGCTCAGGACTGACagctcacagtctttacatatcatACAGATACTAAGTTACACTGCTCAGGACTGACagctcacagtctttacatatcatACAGATACTAAGTTACACTGCTCAGGGCTGACagctcacagtctttacatatcatACAGATACTAAGTTACACTGCTCAGGACTGACagctcacagtctttacatatcatACAGATACTAAGTTACACTGCTCAGGATTGACagctcacagtctttacatatcatACAGATACTAGGTTACACTGCTCAGGGCTGACAGCTCACAGTCTTTATATATCATACAGATACTAAGTTACACTGCTCAGGACTGACAactcacagtctttacatatcatACAGATACTAAGTTACACTGCTCAGGGCTGCCTTCCTGTCATAAAAGTCTCCAtcaccattaagccatctctcatCTCATCTCCGTTGCTATTTCTATAATAGGTCTAACTAACCTTCTGTCTTTAAGTTTTAAAATCTGTTACCTTCCCTCAGCCCCCCAGGTCTCTGCTTAGTCGTGCTGGTCTCTTTAACACTCAGAATTTACCCTGTGCACTCCCCAAGCCATTTCCTCCAGTCAGAGGACATCCTCTCTGACTTTACTGTTcacctgacctctgacctcttccTCACCGGCCTGACTGGAAGCACTCTTGCAGAAAGCATCTCCTCCATCTGCAAAGTCAACTTGAAACAATAAAAtgcctggggaaactgaggaagtgCTTTCCTCTCTGAACATTATTACTCTGTTGCtatgttgttgtggttgtttctGTGGGCTGTTGGTCTCAGGCTAGCCACCTGGGCGGAGAGCTCAGTGGGAATTATTGCAAACCATCCCAGCAAAACCTGTGTAACTGCACTACAGCAAGAAGGGGAGGAGCCAGCGCCTGCCTCAGGCAgttgtgtggctcagtgggagccAGGTGTGAGCTGAGTTAAGGGAATTCGTTCAGTTTGGTAAGAGAAAGGGGGCTTTTCTAAGCTGGGGAACCCTTTCAAGCCGGGGTGAAGGAACAAGTAAAAATTAATTCTACAGAAAGACAACAGGTTCCAAGGCAGgagaagcgtgtgtgtgtgtgtgtgtgtgtgtgtgtgtgtgtgtgtgtgtgtgttaagtaaaAGAAAGCAGGGATGTTGGTGGGGAAGTGCATCTGTGGCCAGCGGGGaacccaagcacacacacacttaaaggtCATGCTCAAAGTCGACAAGCTTTATCCTAGAACAGTAGGTTCCAAGATACTTCAGGACCACCACTAACCACCACTTACAGGTAAGAAGGCAAAACTATGAAATCAGTacaaattcttattttattaaaatataagcgCTTATCATTCTTTTCCTGTGTGATCCAAACTCAAgtaaagagaggaaaaggaagagaggaggaagaggaggaggaggaaaaggaagcagaggaggaagagggggaggaagaggaggaggaaaagaagaaagtggcATACAAAGGACATTTTGAGATTGTCACTTGACTTTGAAgtcttgtgtttgtgtatgcatgaatgtgtatgagagagagagagagagagagagagagagagagagagagagagggagggagaggaaaagggagagggagagagaaggagaggaagagggaggcagggggaggagtggAGACGTACTTGCCACCTATGCATCACGACCTGAGCTCAGAACCTAGAGCCTAAGTAAAGGGCGCAGCAGCACACACCTGGAAACCAGGCTCTGAGAAGGCAGAAATGGGAGGCTTCCCTCCCCGGGGCTGGCTGTCCCACCAAGTCATCAAGATCCAGGTTCGGTAAGAGACTATCTCAAAAGGTAGCAGGCTCGGCTCGAAaggggtcagcagttaagagcacttacagaAGAActgggtttgggtcccagcaccaaCCTGGCAACGTACTGTGATGTGACTACAGTTCCCTGGAGGCCTCTTACCCTCTTCTCACCTCCATGGTATGTGTGTGCGGTACACATGTATATTTGGaggcaaacattcacacacataaaacaaaaataaatccatCTTTTTAACAAAGAGGTagatggtgtggtggtttgaagggCTCTATAGGCTCACagatttgaatgtttagtcaccagggagtggctctGTTGGAAAGGatcagaaggattaggaggtgtggccttgttggaggaagtgtgtcacagggcTTTGAGCTTTTCAAAGCCCATGCCAGGTCCCggctgcctctctctgcctgtggagaAGGCTGTAGCTCGCCTCTTCTCTAGTGCCTGCCTGTCACCATGCTCCCCACTGTGAGGATAATGGGTAAGTGTCTGAAGCAGTAAGCTagtccccagttaaatgctttcttttatagctGCCtctgtcttggtgtctcttcacaagaGACTGGTGACTAAGGCAATGGCTCGGTGGGCACAGGTGCCTGccacagaagtctgcctgccgGAACCCAAAACAGGGTGGGGTCGGTCaaactgccctctgaccttcacagtaCATGTGTCATGGcctccacacacagacataataatgaaaatgctCTTAAAATATGAGGCTCAGAGCAAATGAGTAAGATATGCCAACCTTTGGCCtctgcatgaatgcacacacaagtacacatgtatgtacacatacctaACTCAAAAAGAGATAAGggtccattttaatatttttaaaaatggagcatTCTAGGCCATATCAATCCAGTGAAAAGCTCCATTCCTGTTGCCACGCGTGTTACATGTTCCTCTCCATGCCTCCCCTGTAAGATCTCGCCATAAGGGAAGTTATTTGACAAAACCAACAAACTATTTTCCTAGGACTAATTCACACTGTTCTTCCATATCACTGTTGGTAACAGGCAAGGAATTTCAAACCGCGATTACAAATACGGATTATTTCCTCTAAAGCTGCAACGGAGGTCAGAGGGGCACACCTGGAGTGGCAGAAAGGATTTCTGCCGTCTCTGCGCATCAAGGACCACATGGGCACCATAGCACACATGGCCGCGTGTTGCCCTCAAGACACGGGGAATTTCCCTGTGAAAGGTTGCTATTTTCCCTTTCACAAAAAAGGAAACTCAGGCCTATAAAATAAGCAAGAATTTCCCTAAACCACATACATGTAAAAGCTATGAAGTCTACTATGGTACCCATGGCACCAAGCACTTGTGTAATGTTTAGTCGTACCAGACTTTGAAGATATAGCACAGCAAAGTGAAGTATCTGAATACGTTTAATACTGAGTGGCATATTAAAATGATAATACTTGATAGTTAGTTGGTAGAAGAAATGTATTATTAGTTGAAAGGTAGACCTATGTAGAAGAGGCTATATGGATTCAGAGATCTTAAAAATCCTCTTTATCAGTAATTGGTCATGGGTGAGTTATCAAGCCATAGCATTTCAGTTATGCTAACTGCACTGTGGCACTTTAAataccgcccccccccaaaactCTTCTATGTCATATGTAAAGCAGATAACTGGCATACAGTGAGCAGAAGATGGAATTACTGAATACTTCCTATAGCAACTGGCTAGTTAAGGAACTGGTCTCCCAAAGAGTAGAAATGCTCTAATGTAAAAACCATGCTTTATCTTAAGTGAGAGGAGTTAAGTGCTCCCCACTTCAGGTTTGAGTACACCTTATACACTGTTGTATAATGTGAATAACCTATAGCTCACCCTCTCTCTGCTTAGACCTGAGCTGATAAGATGCTATGGATCTGGAGGGCAAATGATGAAGTTGGTTAGGGGGAGGTACAAAAAACAGGACATAGAAGTAGGAACCCAAGCTGGACACGgaccctttaatctcagcaccccatgggcagaggcaggagaatctctgtggaTTTGAGGTCAGCTGGAATGaatgatgagttccaggacagtcaggtcaACATAGAGaacctatctccaaaaaaaaaaaaaaaaaaaaaaaaaaaaaaccaaaaacaaaaacaaaacaaaaacaaaaaggaagtggggctggagagcctCTTATGACACAACAGTTCCCACCGGAAAACGCTGCTCAGCTCCGCTCAGCTGGGCACTGCTGCTTGTGTAACATCAAGAGCTGCGACCAGAGAGTCTGGGCGCGCAGAGTCTCAGGCTGCTGGCCCGGTGAGGTGCCAACCAACTGCTCTAGTAAATAAGCTAACCCACTATATGACTGAGAAACGTGAGCTACACCTAATCAACAGAAACTACAGCAAGATGCGTCCCGTGCCATCAGGATCTTAGCATGCTGGCTCCTGCTCAGACGTGTGGGTGTGAACTAGGTGTGAAGGCGGGACAGCTGGAGCACTAACATTGTTATCTGTAAACAGCTTTGAGACAAACGGATTAATGCACCCACACGTGTGTACCACGCAAGGAAACACATTTCTAACAAATAAGACTAGAGAAGTTAAAGCTACCGTCGTCACCAACTTTGGGAAGAGATTATAAACATATCCACTGCTCTGGGATTTGGAATTTAACACAGGAATACAGAAATTTCTAGTCTGGCTGTTAACATTGCAAACTCAAGTAGCTGGGAACAGGCAAGGAGAAGAGGGCACTTCCTGTGACCTCTATCCAGGGTTAAAAACCCACCACTTGTAAGGAATTTTTGAGTATTCTCTGAATACAAATAACTTGTTCTGAAGTGCGTAAACCCCAAATGACTGATAAATGTGGTTGTTTCTATTTAAACCTTCAGTGGTAACTTCGAATGTAGCTACAGGTAGAATAATCCTGGAAGACTGTCAGTAGCATTAGTTTATAAGGACCAGAAAAGAACATTATCcataaagaagaaggagaaaatgtTGCCAAAACTCTGTAATCACGTTAGACTTTCAATATTtaaaaggttaataggaaaataCATGGTATGAACTTAAGAGGAAACAAACACTAAATGCATCCAGGTTACCAGCCACGTGCAAAATGCATTCTTTGAAGAGTTGACATCAGAAAAAAGCTTGTTTGCTTCAATTTGGTTTTGCATTGACTTTAAATTAGCTGATACACAAGCCACAGCTCACACTATTTGGTTTCCAAGAATAGCCTCCttcctttttgggggtgggggtggggaggctagcttttagaagagaaagagaactgaTGCTGCACAATTTCAATGTAAATATCACAAGCGTGCTTCTCTATGCCAAACCTACTGAATGTTGTGTGGTCTTCAAATTATTTGCCAATGTGTCTTTAAAGTTTGCACTAATCCATTTCTGCCACCCTACTGCCAACATTTAATCTTTTCCGCGCGACGAGAAAGGTCCTCTTAACTAGTATTGACACAGTCACAAGATATGTATGTGCAAATTTTGGCTGTCAACCCTCTTAAGGGTGGATTTGAGTGCGCGCTCACTCCGCACAGGCGTGCCTACACTTAGACAGCTCCCCTTTCCCTAGCGCCCACCTACTCATCCCTTCTCTCCTTACAAGTTTGAAACTTTGTTTTCTCTGGGGTCCAGAAGGAGCGCTACCAATGTCCTAGAGACAAAGGGCTGAGCTGGGGGGTTACGGGGATGGCCAATTTTACTTGTGAAACAAAGCCCGCAAATCTGAGCCCCTGGGGGAGGTGGTGCAGCCCGGGCGAGCCAGGGACCAGGCTTCAGCCACCGAGCCCCGTGCGCCCCGTGCGCCCCGTTCTGCTCACCGCTTCACGCGGATGATCTGGTCCCGCATGGGCTTGATGTCCTGGAAGCTCTGTTGGTTGACCaggctgtagaccaggatgaAGCCCTGGCCGTTCTTGATGTACAGGTCCCGCATGGACGCGAACTGCTCGGTGCCCGCCGTGTCCAGGATCTCCAGCACCGAAGGCGACGAGTCCACCTCGATCTCCTTGCGGTAGAAATCCTCGATGGTGGGGTCGTATTTTTCAATGAAGGTGCCGGTCACGAACTGCACGGTCAGGGCGGATTTGCCTACCCCGCCCGAGCCCAGCACCACCACTTTGTACTCGCGCATCGTCCCTgcgcggccgccgccgccgccgccgcccgcgaCATAGACCTGCGCCCGCGCGCCGCGCCCCGACCCCGCGGCCCCGCCGCCCTTACGGACTCGTCGGCTCACGGCCGCGGCAGCGCCCCGGGCGCCGGCAGCAGGGCTGCAACTGAGCGAGCCGCGCGCGGCCCTGTGAACCGGCCAAGCCGGAGGACGATGCAGCCCTAAGGGCGCCGGCAGCAACAGAGCTCGACCCCGAGCAGGAGCCGCCCGAACCGCGGGCCCGCAATGCCGCCCGCCCCGCCCCTCGCGCCTCCAcgcccagctcctgcctccgctgctgccgccgccgccgcttcCCCAGCGCTGGAGCGCGCGCCCGAGCTCAGCCGCAGCGCTGCCCGGGGCGGAGCCAGCCTGGTGGGTGGGGTATATATGAAGGCCCGCCTCTCGCGCCGTCGCCTAGCGACCCTCCGCGCGCTCTAGCGAGGACCGGCTTCCGCTACACTCGGCAACACCCAGCCCTACAGGCTTCCGTACTGCGTCTGCGCGCTCTCCTCCGCCCAAAGGCGGGCAACGTCAGACTCCCACGCTCCGGGTTTGCGGGAGGTGACAGTAGAGGGGCCGTGGGCAGAAGATGCCGTGTGCACCGTGCTTGGGGACCTCACGACGGTCCGGCCTGTGGCCGACATCACTCAGCCTGTCAGCCTTCGGTCAGTTTTGGCTTTATCTCGTTAGATGTAACGACGTGATTCTTAAGGGCCGCTGCCCTAAGTTACACAAGCAGATCGAAGCTTGGCTAGTCGGCGGCGCCCAGCCTATACGCAAACCGGTCTGTGCCCGATGACGTCACCGGCCCTCCTCTAGCCACGCCCCCTTAGAGTTAGAAGCCGAGCTCCTCCCCCGTGCTGGTAGACAGCCACGGGCGCCAGGAAAACCAGGAATGCGGATCCGTCAGCCACTGTCAGGAGACCCCAGAACACCTCAGCAACAGCCTGAGGGGGTGTCTGTGCGGAAGCTCGGATTCACTGTAGCCAATCAGATCGCGAGTCTGGACACTAGACTACCACTCTTGACCAATGACAAGGCGTCTCATCTTGCTAACCAATCGGTGTAAGACCCAGTGGTAGACTGAGCCAACTCCCCGGCTGGCGGGCTCTGATAACCAATCGTAAGCCATCTGAGGAGTGACGTAGGGCTAGACGGAGCCAATCAAACCTCTCCCGGTGCTCTGCCCTGTCGGGCTAAGAAGACAGTGCAGGGCTGTTGGAGAATTGGGAGGGGCGGGGTTGGAGCGCCCGACTCCCGGTGTTCTGGCGCGGGAGTGGGTTGCGTTGGCAGACGAGAGGGATGAGTTCTGTTCCGATGTCGCCTCCGCGGCATTCTGCCTGGAGATGGGCATGGAAGTGGTGGCCGAGGATGCGGGCTGAATCGTAGGCTGAATCGAGAAAACCGGGACTTTTGTCTTAAGGGTGAGAAATTTTCCAGTCCCTCAGGAGACATCCATCCGGCAGCAGTTGCTGTGGCCCTCCGTTCCTGcttcctaaaatgtatatttttttaccCCGTGGTAAACCAGCGTATCTTTGTCCCCCGAATCTTCCTCATACACTCCCAGCCATAGCAAATACATGAAAAGTTACAGTCTCCAACCTTCAATAACTGGTCGTTGCATTTATCTTCATTAAACCATGTTCTTGAAATGACGACTCTGGCCATAACTACCTCACACTTTTCAGAAGGCTGTATTTTTTCAGTTCTGTCAGAGTTTGGTGTACCCCTCACTGTTCTGATTTCCTACAAGGTCATTATAGAGTAGATTTTGGTCTGGTTTCCTCTTAACAGCAGGACATTCCTTTGCCATTTTTTCTGTCACCTGTCAAAGTACAAAAATGTATTCTGATACAGGAGTCCCCAACTGCCTATTGTTTCTGAATATTTAGGAATCCCATATgcgaggctggtgagatggctcagtggttaagagcactgtctgctctccctaaggtcctgagttcaaatcccagcacccacaaggtggctcacaaccatccataaagagatctgacacccttttctgttgtgtctgaagacaactacagtgtacttacatataataaataaataaatctactactcagcaattagaaacaatgaattcacaaaatttttaggcaaatggtttgatctggaaaatatcatcctaagtgaggtaacccaaacacaaaagaatacacatggaatgcaatctctgattaagtggatattaattagccaagaagctctgaatacccaaggcacaaatcgcataacaaatgactcccatgaagaagtatggagagggtcctgatcctggaaaggattcatCTAGCATTGgatgggaatataaggacagagaaaaaggagggaggtgattggagaattaatggagagaagaaggtttatgggacatatggggagggggatctgggaaaggggaaatcatttggaatgtaaacaaagaatatagaaaataaaaatattaaaaataaataaataaatcttaaaaaaagaatcccaTATGCTTGAATTACTTAGCTACAAAGTAACTGcaagtttttatttaaaacaatttagaGCAAGTGTCTTGTCAAATTGAAAATGTCAATTACCGTCTCTCTTTACTTCATATCCATGGATGCTTGGTTCCAGGTCATCTCCAGAGCCAAAAACCTGCAAATGCTTAAGTCCTGTAAATGAAGTGGCATATTTGGATTTAGCCTATACACTCTCTTGTATGTTTCAGTTCTTTCTAGATTCCTTGTAATGCCTAATACACTGCCATTGTTATGATACAGTCTTTGGGGGGAATGAGCCAGAACAAACCCACATGCTCAGGACAGTACTCCATCCCCCAGGACTTTCGA is from Apodemus sylvaticus chromosome 8, mApoSyl1.1, whole genome shotgun sequence and encodes:
- the Rap2a gene encoding ras-related protein Rap-2a, with product MREYKVVVLGSGGVGKSALTVQFVTGTFIEKYDPTIEDFYRKEIEVDSSPSVLEILDTAGTEQFASMRDLYIKNGQGFILVYSLVNQQSFQDIKPMRDQIIRVKRYEKVPVILVGNKVDLESEREVSASEGRALAEEWGCPFMETSAKSKTMVDELFAEIVRQMNYAAQPDKDDPCCSACNIQ